The DNA window ACCCCACAGACCACGTATCGACCCGCCGCGAACCAGCCCCACCAGTACCCGGCCTAGACAGCCCTGTTCTGCGCGGTCTGAGCGCCAAAGTCCGCGCCGCATCTGCGGAACGATTCGAGAAGAGGGTGGGCGGAACGTCCGACAGCCCTGCCCCCAATCAGGTCGACTCGCCTCCCACAGTCGCTGAGCCTGTCGAGGCGCCGCTGGAAGACGAATTCGGTCCCATTGATTCGGATCGCTGGAGTCAGGTTCCTTGCGCTGAGCGCAGGTCGCTTCGGGTCTACGAACTCGACACCAGCGACAAGGCGCTCAGCGAGAAGGAAGCCACCGCGGTCCGGGACGCCGAGCAGGTGTTCGCCGACGCACTCGATGAGGCCGACGGGAAGCTTGCTCCGGACGTCTTGCAGGACCTGCTCGAGCACATCAACCCCACTCGTTCGAGCCACAACTGCGTGGAATGCGCCATGGCTGTCGACGATGTCCTTCGAGGCCGACCAGCCGCCGCCGGCCCCACCGAGGACCAGCAGCAGCACTACCTCGACGCGGCGATGTCG is part of the Tenggerimyces flavus genome and encodes:
- a CDS encoding toxin glutamine deamidase domain-containing protein; amino-acid sequence: MGGTSDSPAPNQVDSPPTVAEPVEAPLEDEFGPIDSDRWSQVPCAERRSLRVYELDTSDKALSEKEATAVRDAEQVFADALDEADGKLAPDVLQDLLEHINPTRSSHNCVECAMAVDDVLRGRPAAAGPTEDQQQHYLDAAMSARQIDYVEELEGDDVERLLLDAGPGARAIVIGWKNQHQSHAYNAVNFDGDVYWVDGQKNIVAEHDPHSFKTFDIYRTG